The Salarias fasciatus chromosome 11, fSalaFa1.1, whole genome shotgun sequence genomic interval ACCTACCTAGCTAAAGTCCTTGTATAATTGTCAAGAAGAACTTCAACCTGAAAAAAGTGGCTGTTTGCAGAATGATCCTCTGTTCACATCACCTCATCCAAATTAACCGAGACAGAGATAACCTGCTCCGATCCTCAGTGAACGTATTGCTCTGCAGGGTGTTGCTCGTAGTGAaagtggaggagtgaggagctgaAATGAATTCTGAGGGGTTCATTAGAGGGAACAAAGCCAAGGAGAACACGAGGCTGCCTGTGACAGACAATATGGTGCTATAGGATGAACCTGATCCCTGTTCGCCTGGCCTCCGACCATGTATTTATTACAAGTCTGCTTTGTAATCATGTAGTCCTTTGGTGGTTTGAAACACTGAACTAAAAATGCTGATTCATCGGAATGAGGACTTTACTTAAGTTAtacagaataaaaactgaatgatATTTTTAATGATTAGTAAAAGGCGTGTGTCTTTCTTAGTTACATGGCAGGAATGGATTTAATAACCAGCTGCTTAATCATTAAATTAAAGCTACATTACTCCATTGGCTATTGTGTTACCAAAGTACGAGAGCTGTAAGTAACAACTGATGTAAATAATCCAAcagggtttgtgtttgtgtgtgtacactaCTACAGTACTTACAGTCAACATATATTATTTATTCTGCATCAACATGATTAATAAAGTGCATACATCAGACAGAATTGAATTACATCTTGTGAATATACACAGTGTAGCATCTGTAAATGTCACGTCATAATGGACTAACATCTGAATACAAAGGGCATTTTCCATCACGCTCAAGCTTTAATCCAGGAAACACAGCCACATACTGCCATACATGCCACATATATCACTTAAATTATAAGAGAGTGCACGGCTGTAGGGTCAAACACACTTTAGTCTTCCTTTAAGCCATACTTCAGTTTTCACATGCTTCAGCCATGAAAGCAGGCATTATGAGAAATCAAGCAGCAATGTGATGCTGACCTGTCGTTTTATAAGGATGATCAAACAATGAGATACCTGCAGATAAGTCCAGATCAAAGGTTGTTTAACACTGAATATGGCTGCATGGGTGTAGTGGTCTCACAATACGATATCCCTGATTTCATTCCAGGCTTTCTGCAGGTGTTCAAGTTTCCCCCCATAGTCATATTGGGGGTTATAATGGTGCAGAGAAGCACATGGATACAGCAGCTCAGTGCTTTCAATGTACCAGTTACAAGACAGAGTTTAGTCTTTTAAATTAAATCAGATCTGCGGATCCTTGGTCCATAAAGTTGATTGGTTTTTCTTCCAGCTAATAAGTAGTCAAACATTTCAGCAAAACCATTCCTACTTGTACTACCTCTGTTCTTGAAcgtcaaacttaaaaaaaaaaaaaaaaaaaaaaagcagtaaatTGTTAACAATTATGTCATCAAATTACTGTCAGTGTTGATAGCTGTAGGCAGACTCACTGTAAATATGCAATATAATGCATGTACCGTCCTGCAAGACCTCTGCAAGAAACTGGTGCCACTTCATTACAATTTAGGGTTTAATCCTCGTGATCAGTTGGTTTCTCCTTTAGAGTTGAGAAGATCAATGAGCTGATCTGCCTGTAAAAGATCAACACGTCAAAAAGGACAAGAATCAGGCTGATGGAGGTAAAGAAGCAAAATATAGTGCAGTCAAGTCCAATGATGtacagattgtgtgtgtgtgtgtgtgtgtgtgtgtgtgtgtgtgtgtgtgtgtgtgtgtgtgtgtgtgtgtgtgtgtgtgtgcgcgccctCCAGTGGTACAGTAAGGAAAGTcaatttttttctaaacaaagttcattttaaaacatcTAATGTTATTAAAATAGCTTTTTAAAAACTCCTGCGCAAGTTCAATATTTGTTTATAAATAAGCAGAGAAAAACTTTCATCACCAGACCTTTCATACACTTTTATATTCTTCAGGTATTATAAAGAAACATTTCTtaaagtgtatgtgtgtgtattcagcTGTAATTCTCTCTTGAGAGAAAATTGACTCACAGTAATGAACCAGTAGGAGTTGAGTCTGTAGAAGAGGCGGGACAGGAATCCCATTTGACTGGCAGGTGCCAGGACATGAAGGTGAAGGTGTGTGACTGAACAGAATGGAGGCCAATGAAAACCAAACCTGTAGAGGAAAAGCATATTTAAGATTTTACAACATTCATGTGAACAAAGTGTAAGTGCCAGACACCCTGTTTTCTCAAAAAGTTACCTAATTGGATGAAATAAGCTTGTGAATTGCCGCATGTATGTTTCTTTACATTGCATGTTTTACCGTCTTTATGCAAGAAACTATGATGAAAACATTGTAGCATTTTTTGCCAGATATAATTTCCTGGAACAGAGTAAAAACCACTGTTCACCTAATAACAGCAGAATGGGAGTGACGATCGACTTGAGGATCATCTcattaaatgacaaaaacaagaggatttaaaaatgtttgtggaCATATGGAGTGGCAAGAGCCAGTGGAGCTGTGAACTGGAACATTTCCCCACCTGACGTCACTGAGGTCTGTAACATTGCTTTTCTGCAGGATTTCCTTCCCAGTTTCAACCATCTGTTTCACTGGAACACAAAAGCAGGACCCTTTATAAGCTCCACTTAATCCTCAGGGGCATTTAGATGTTGAAAATAACACTCAATGGAAAATCCCATCCAGAAGTTTTGTTAGTAACACATTTTCATAAAACGCTGGGCCGACATTCATGCAACATGCAAAAAGATTTGTAAatagtgtttgtttgttctgttttaatttcattctcTATTCCacattaatattaataatattacttatttaatttaaattctatttaattGCTATTTCaactgcattttatttattttgttgtttcttttgtgtAGAGCAATGATAGAATGAAtttcctctgggattaataaagtatatcTATTCCACTGTATTCCATTTAGACATTCATCAGTGATAGTCATGCGGTGTTAACTCTTACCCAGAGGCACGTGTTCTTTATGAAGTGATTTACAGTTTCCAACATGTTTGGTTGGGACTACCAGGTAgtgatgaggagcagcaggtctgatgTCCCTGAAACATGAAATTTCTTCATCCTGcagcacaaatacaaaaaagttTAGTTGAAGAAAAATCTAGATCATACATGAACACAATTCTCTGCCTGTggagtctctttttttttttttttacatgcaaaCACTGTATGAGGTCAGTGTCAACCATGATGTGTTTATGATACACCACACTTTGTTCTGAGCTCAGTCGACTTTAAATTTGGCATCCAGTGATATTCAAGTGATCAACACTTTTCAATTGTTACTTTCAAATTATAGTAATtctattatgtttttttttttgtaacccAGGTGGGAAAcgggttttcacacacacacacacacggattatCTGCTATGGGATAAATTTTAAATTCGTAATCATACTTTTAATTAAACACCACTATTCCCTACAATCAAATCCCAGGAACGATTGTACTTAATTTTAAAATAGTAATTTGGAATGTTTGGATGTATTCAGTCGCAGGTAAGTTGTCAGTTCTGTAGAATCTAAAGTAGTAATGATGGTTTCACTCGATTCAGTATTTTCTGCAGACTCCTTTTAGGTATGCCCCACCCAACAAGCAAGGAGTGATTTCTCTCTTTCATACAAAGACCTcaacagaaaaagaacaaatagTCTTCAAACCGAAAAACATGGATACAGGTGCGAAATTGTTTATTGTGCGTCAATCTTTCCCAAAAATTGTTTTTGCGAAAACCTTAACCCTGCTCGACATATTTCTGACAGAAACAGGAATCACACCAcaaaccaaagtgtgttttatgGGGTCATTGCTAAATTCTTACACGGTGAAGAAGCTCCGTGTCCATTTCGTTATTTACAATCTTGCAGAAGATGCATTTCTTTTCGTATCCCTCTGCCGGGGCGGCGGAGACCTCCGCAGGTGAGTCCGCCATTGTTATGAGGCTTCAGGGTCGCTGCCAGAGAACATCGAGCGGCGCAGGCACGACCAAACCGATGTCGAGCGAACTTGATATTTTACCGTactgccaccagagggcgctgcaACACAGGGCCTTGGTTCACAAcaaacagaactgcagctcctggttctgccaccagagggcgcagCAGTTCATCAAGTCCGTTGTTCTATCAGGGGTAATCTATAGTTTTGCATGTATATGCATAGagctaaaaaaacaagaaaaaaaaaacgcatatacagtat includes:
- the hint3 gene encoding adenosine 5'-monophosphoramidase HINT3, which gives rise to MADSPAEVSAAPAEGYEKKCIFCKIVNNEMDTELLHRDEEISCFRDIRPAAPHHYLVVPTKHVGNCKSLHKEHVPLVKQMVETGKEILQKSNVTDLSDVRFGFHWPPFCSVTHLHLHVLAPASQMGFLSRLFYRLNSYWFITADQLIDLLNSKGETN